The Centroberyx gerrardi isolate f3 chromosome 24, fCenGer3.hap1.cur.20231027, whole genome shotgun sequence genome includes a region encoding these proteins:
- the LOC144538093 gene encoding E3 ubiquitin-protein ligase TRIM21-like has protein sequence MSAASSLLSEEQFLCSICLDVFTDPVAIPCGHNFCKNCITQHWDINVQCQCPMCKKLFNTRPELHVNTFISEMAAQFRKSAQMKASSCPDQRCAKPGEVPCDVCTGTKLKALKSCLVCLASYCETHLEPHQRMTGLKKHKLINPVENLEGRMCKEHDGLLQLFCKTDQMCVCLVCTVLDHKLHNIVPLTEGYEGKKAELGKTEAEIQQMIQERQLKIQEIRHSVELSKEDADREIADSVRVFTALMQSVERGQAELIETIEEKQKTTEKQAEGFIKELEQEISELMKRTAEVEQLSRTEDHLHLLQSFPSLNPPPHTKDWTEVSVHRSSYEGTVRRAVAQLEETLRKEMEKLLEAELKRVQQYAVDVTLDPDTANPYLILSDDGKQVNCGDVQKNLPDNPERFYPCPCVLGKQSFSSGRFYYEVQVKGKTDWDLGVVRGSINRKGQLIGSPKNGMWIVWLRNKNEYKALADPRVLLSLKPKPQKVGVFVDYEEGLVSFYDVDAAALIYSFTGCTFTEKLYPYFGPDNNHGGKNSAPLIISPVNHTD, from the coding sequence ATGTCTGCTGCCAGCAGTCTCCTAtctgaagagcagtttctgtgctccatctgtctggatgtgttcacTGATCCAGTCGCCATACCATGTGGACACAACTTCTGCAAAAACTGTATCACACAGCACTGGGATATTAATGTCCAGTGCCAGTGTCCCATGTGTAAAAAGCTTTTCAACACAAGACCTGAGCTGCATGTCAATACTTTCATATCTGAGATGGCTGCTCAGTTCAGAAAgtcagctcagatgaaagccagcagctgcccagaccaacgatgtgccaaaccaggagaagttccctgtgacgtctgcactgggaccaaactgaaggccctgaagtcctgcctggtgtgtctggcctcctACTGTGAGACTCACCTGGAGCCTCATCAGAGAATGACAGGCCTGAAAAAACACAAGCTGATCAATCCTGTGGAGAACCTGGAAGGCAGGATGTGTAAAGAGCACGATGGACTGCTCCAGCTCTTCTGCAAGACtgaccagatgtgtgtgtgtctggtctgcACTGTTTTAGACCACAAGTTACATAATATTGTTCCTCTGACAGAAGGatatgaaggaaagaaggctgAGCTGGGGAAGACAGAGGCTGAAATTCAGCAGATGATCCAGGAGAGACAACTGAAGATTCAGGAGATCAgacactcagtagagctcagcaaggaagatgcagacagagagatagcagacagtgtgcgggtcttcactgctctgatgcagtctgtggagagaggccaggctgagctcattgagacgatcgaagagaagcagaaaacaacagagaaacaggctgaaggcttcatcaaagagttggaacaggaaatctctgagctgatgaagagaaccgctgaggtggagcagctctcacgcactgaagaccacctccacctcctccaaagcttcccatccctgaaccctcctccacacaccaaggactggacagaggtcagtgtccatcgctcatcatatgaggggactgtgaggagagctgtggctcagctggaggagactctcaggaaagagatggagaagctgCTTGAGGCTGAGctgaagagggtccagcagtatgCAGTGGATGTGACTCTGGATCCTGATACAGCAAATCCCtatctcatcctgtctgatgatGGGAAACAAGTAAATTGTGGTGATGTACAGAAGAATCTCCCAgacaacccagagagatttTATCCTTGTCCCTGTGTCTTAGGAAAGCAGAGCTTCTCTTCAGGAAGATTTTACTATGAGGTTCAGGTTAAAGGGAAGACTGACTGGGATTTGGGAGTGGTCAGAGGGTCGATCAACAGGAAGGGACAACTCATAGGGAGCCCCAAGAATGGCATGTGGATTGTATGGTTGAGAAATAAAAATGAGTACAAAGCTCTTGCTGACCCAcgtgtcctcctctctctgaaaccgaagcctcagaaggtgggggtgtttgtggattatgaggagggtctggtctccttttatgacgtagatgctgcagctcttatctactcctttactggctgcaccttcactgagaaactctacccatACTTCGGTCCTGATAATAATCATGGTGGTAAAAACTCCGCCCCTCTGATCATCTCTCCCGTCAATCACACAGATTAG
- the LOC139923855 gene encoding E3 ubiquitin-protein ligase TRIM21-like: MTAASSLLSEEQFLCSICLDVFTDPVAIPCGHNFCKNCITQHWDISVQCQCPMCKEVFDTRPKLWVNTLISEMAAQFRKSVQMKASSCPDQQCAKPGEVPCDVCTGTKLKALKSCLVCLASYCETHLEPHQIIKSMKRHKLIDPVENLEGRMCKEHDGPLQLFCKTDQMCVCLLCTESDHKLHHVVPLTEEYEGKKAELGKTEAEIQQMIQERQLKIQEIKHSVELSKEDADREIADSVRVFTALMQSVERGQAELIETIEEKQKTTEKQAEGFIKELEQEISELMKRTAEVEQLSRTEDHLHLLQSFPSLNTPPHTKDWTEVSVHSSYEGTVRRAVAQLEETLRKEMEKLHEAELKRVQQHAVDVTLDPDTAHPYLILSDDGKQVKDGDVKKNLPDNPERFSSRIFVLGKQSFSSVRFYYEVQVEGKTEWDLGVARGSINRKGKITLSPKNGYWTIWLRNGNEYKAPAGPPVLFSLKTKPQKVGVFVDYEEGLVSFYDVDAAALIYSFTGCTFTEKLYPFFSPGNNHGGKNSAPLIISPVNHTD, from the coding sequence ATGACTGCTGCCAGCAGTCTCCTAtctgaagagcagtttctgtgctccatctgtctggatgtgttcacTGATCCAGTCGCCATACCATGTGGACACAACTTCTGCAAAAACTGTATCACACAGCACTGGGATATTAGTGTCCAGTGCCAGTGTCCCATGTGTAAAGAGGTTTTCGACACAAGACCTAAGCTGTGGGTCAATACTTTAATATCTGAGATGGCTGCTCAGTTCAGAAAGTCAGTTCAgatgaaagccagcagctgcCCAGACCAACAATGTGCCAAACCAGGAGAAGTTCCCTGTGACGTCTGCACTGGGACCAAACTGAAGGCCCTGaagtcctgcctggtgtgtctggcctcctACTGTGAGACTCACCTGGAGCCTCATCAGATAATCAAAAGCATGAAAAGACATAAGCTGATCGATCCTGTGGAGAACCTGGAAGGCAGGATGTGTAAAGAGCATGATGGACCGCTCCAGCTGTTCTGCAAGACtgaccagatgtgtgtgtgtctgctctgcaCTGAGTCAGACCACAAGTTACATCACGTTGTCCCTCTGACAGAAGAatatgaaggaaagaaggctgAGCTGGGGAAGACAGAGGCTGAAATTCAGCAGATGATCCAGGAGAGACAACTGAAGATTCAGGAGATCaaacactcagtagagctcagcaaggaagatgcagacagagagatagcagacagtgtgcgggtcttcactgctctgatgcagtctgtggagagaggccaggctgagctcattgagacgatcgaagagaagcagaaaacaacagagaaacaggctgaaggcttcatcaaagagctggaacaggaaatctctgagctgatgaagagaaccgctgaggtggagcagctctcacgcactgaagaccacctccacctcctccaaagcttcccatccctgaacactcctccacacaccaaggactggacagaggtcagtgtccactcatcatatgaggggactgtgaggagagctgtggctcagctggaggagacactcaggaaagagatggagaagctgCATGAGGCTGAGctgaagagggtccagcagCATGCAGTGGATGTGACTCTGGATCCTGATACAGCACATCCCtatctcatcctgtctgatgatGGGAAACAAGTAAAAGATGGTGATGTAAAGAAGAATCTCCCAgacaacccagagagattttcttCTCGTATTTTTGTCTTAGGAAAGCAGAGCTTCTCTTCTGTAAGATTTTACTACGAGGTTCAGGTTGAAGGGAAGACTGAGTGGGATTTAGGAGTGGCCAGAGGGTCGATCAACAGGAAGGGAAAAATCACACTGAGCCCCAAGAATGGCTACTGGACCATTTGGTTGAGGAATGGAAATGAGTACAAAGCTCCTGCTggccctcctgtcctcttctctctgaaaacgaagcctcagaaggtgggggtgtttgtggattatgaggagggtctggtctccttttatgacgtagatgctgcagctcttatctactcctttactggctgcaccttcactgagaaactctacccattCTTCAGTCCTGGTAATAATCATGGTGGTAAAAACTCCGCCCCTctgatcatctctcctgtcaatcacacagattAG